One Ananas comosus cultivar F153 linkage group 1, ASM154086v1, whole genome shotgun sequence DNA window includes the following coding sequences:
- the LOC109707185 gene encoding sm-like protein LSM3A, with product MATEEEIAVKEPLDLIRLSLDERIYVKLRHDRELRGKLHAYDQHLNMILGDVEEIVTTVEIDDETYEEIVRTTRRTIPFLFVRGDGVILVSPPLRTA from the exons atggcgacggaggaggagatCGCGGTGAAGGAGCCCCTCGACCTCATCCGCCTCAGCCTCGACGAGCGCATCTACGTCAAGCTCCGCCACGATCGCGAGCTCCGCGGGAAGCTCCAC GCATATGATCAGCATCTAAATATGATACTTGGGGATGTTGAAGAGATAGTCACTACTGTAGAAATCGATGATGAAACTTACGAGGAGATTGTTCGG ACAACTCGACGGACCATTCcctttctttttgtgagaggagACGGAGTGATACTGGTTTCGCCGCCTCTGAGAACGGCGTGA